The genomic DNA GTGGGGCACAGGATCAGGGCGCCCGGGGTGGCGGCCTTGAAGTTGCGCGAGCTGGTGGGGTCCTTGCGCTTGGCACGCTTGGGAGCGGGTTCGCCACGCGCAGCGGCTTCGGCCACGGCGCGCTCGAAAGCGGCGCGTTCCTCGGCTTCGGCGGCGGCTTGCTGGTTGATCAGCGTGTGCAGCACGGGCAACAGGAAGGCGGCGGTCTTGCCGGAGCCGGTCTGGCTCGAGACCATCAGGTCGATGAACTTGGTGGAGTCGTTGCCACCGCCCATGGCCAGGGGAATGGCCTTGAGCTGCACGCTGGTGGGCTGGGTGTAGCCCAGGTCAGCCACGGCTTGCACCAGTTCGGGCGCCAGGCCCAGTTCGACGAAGCCATTGGGTTCGGCGGTGACGGCGGCATCGCCTTCAGCGGCGGCCACCACGGCTTCCAGGGGGGAAGACTGCACGGAAAGGTCGGCAGCAAAGGAAGTTTCTGCAGGCGCGAATTCGCCCTGCACCAAAGAGGTGTCGGTCATGATTTTTCTCTCACGAAGACGATCGCAGGCGCAGCCTGCGAGTGGCTTCGTCAATGGTTAAAAAACATCAACCATCAAACGAAACCTGCATTGCTCTGGGCGGATGCTGGTGGGCGTTGTTCGCTAGTCCTGCACTGCACGAAGCAGTCGGCTGGCAAGCCCGGTGTGTGAGGGGAGATGCACAATCTGCGAGGAACCGTTTCCTGCGCAGCCGCTGATTATGGCATGAATAGGGGTTTCCCCGCAAGCCCCTTCACCTTGCAGCACGTTTCATGCCTCAGCGCGCCCACGGTCTCGAAGGGATCGCAAGCCGGTCTCGCACAGGTGCAGCCCGGCCCGGCCGCGCGCAACGGATCACACCGACAGCAGATGCCTGCGGTAGTGCGCCAACTCGTCGATGGACTCATGCACGTCGGCCAGGGCCGTGTGCTTCTGGGCCTTCTTGAAGCTCGTGTAGGCCTCGGGTTTCCAGCGCTTGGCCAGCTCCTTGAGGGTGCTCACGTCCACATTGCGGTAGTGAAAGAACCGCTCCAGCTTGGGCATGTAGCGCACCAGAAAGCGCCGGTCCTGCCCGATGCTGTTGCCGCACATGGGTGCCGTGCCCTTGGGAACATACTGGCTCAGAAAGGCAATGATCTGCTGCTCGGCCTGCGCTTCGGTCACGGTGGAGGCCTTGACCTTGTCGATCAGGCCGCTGCGGCCATGGGTGCCCTTGTTCCAGGCATCCATCTTGTTGAGGAGTTCGTCAGGCTGGTGGATCGCAAACACCGGGCCTTCGATGCGCGGCTCCAGGCTGGGGCCGGTCACGATGACGGCGATTTCGAGCAGACGGTCGGTATCGGGCTCCAGGCCGGTCATTTCGCAGTCGAGCCAGACGAGGTTCTGGTCGGACTTGGCAAGCGCCTGGGGGGTGGGATGGTGGGCTTCTGGCATGGCGCGCATTGTCGCCGATGGCCCGCAGCCCTTGCACCACAGTCCCAGGGGCTTCCCCATTAAACTCCCCCACCACCATGCCCACCTCCTCCGACGCCCTCTCCCCTTCCTCGGTGCTGACGTTCGCCTTCGCGGCGGCACTCCTGCTGGGCCTGGCCCTCAAGCTCTGGCTGGCCACGCGCCAGATGCGGCACGTGGCCCGCCACCGTGGCGCGGTGCCGGCGCCGTTTGCCGAGCGCATTGCGCTGGCAGCCCACCAGAAGGCCGCAGACTACACCATCGCCAAGGGGCGCCTGGGCCTGCTGGAGATGGCGCTGGGCGCTGCCGTGCTGCTGGGATGGACGCTGCTGGGCGGCCTGGACGCCCTGAATCAGCTCCTGCTGGACGCACTCGGAGGCGGCATGTGGCAGCAGTTGGCGCTGCTGGCGGCGTTTGCGGCGATCAGCGGGCTGATCGACCTGCCCCTGTCGCTGTATCAGACCTTCGTGGTGGAGGAGCGCTTCGGTTTCAACAAGATGACCTGGCGCCTGTGGCTTGCGGATGCCGCCAAGGGCTTGCTGGTCGGTGCGGCCATCGGCCTTCCGATCGCCGCGCTGATCCTGTGGATCATGGGCGCTGCCGGCCCGCTGTGGTGGCTGTGGGCCTGGTGCTTCTGGATGGGGTTCAACCTGCTGCTGATGGTGGTCTACCCCACCTTCATCGCACCGCTGTTCAACAAATTCCAGCCGCTCGAGGACGAATCCCTCAAGACCCGCGTGACGGCCCTCATGCAGCGCTGCGGCTTCTCGGCCAAGGGGCTGTTCGTGATGGACGGCAGCCGCCGCAGCGCCCATGCCAACGCCTACTTCACGGGCTTTGGCGCCGCCAAGCGCGTGGTGTTCTACGACACGCTGCTGCGCCAGCTGTCGCCGGGCGAGGTGGAGGCGGTGCTGGCCCATGAGCTCGGGCACTTCCGGCATCGCCACATCATCCAGCGCATCGTGACCATGTTCGCGCTGAGCCTGGCCGGATTCGCGTTGCTCGGCTGGCTCTCCACCCAGGTATGGTTCTACACAGGCCTGGGAGTGCGCCCCAACATCTCCTTCGACCCGGCAATGGCCGCCGCGCCGAAC from Acidovorax sp. A79 includes the following:
- a CDS encoding M48 family metallopeptidase, encoding MPTSSDALSPSSVLTFAFAAALLLGLALKLWLATRQMRHVARHRGAVPAPFAERIALAAHQKAADYTIAKGRLGLLEMALGAAVLLGWTLLGGLDALNQLLLDALGGGMWQQLALLAAFAAISGLIDLPLSLYQTFVVEERFGFNKMTWRLWLADAAKGLLVGAAIGLPIAALILWIMGAAGPLWWLWAWCFWMGFNLLLMVVYPTFIAPLFNKFQPLEDESLKTRVTALMQRCGFSAKGLFVMDGSRRSAHANAYFTGFGAAKRVVFYDTLLRQLSPGEVEAVLAHELGHFRHRHIIQRIVTMFALSLAGFALLGWLSTQVWFYTGLGVRPNISFDPAMAAAPNDALALLLFMLAVPVFTFFISPVFSRQSRRHEFQADAYAVAQASGADLSSALLKLYEDNASTLTPDPVYVKFYYSHPPATERLARMHTPAHP
- the orn gene encoding oligoribonuclease, producing the protein MPEAHHPTPQALAKSDQNLVWLDCEMTGLEPDTDRLLEIAVIVTGPSLEPRIEGPVFAIHQPDELLNKMDAWNKGTHGRSGLIDKVKASTVTEAQAEQQIIAFLSQYVPKGTAPMCGNSIGQDRRFLVRYMPKLERFFHYRNVDVSTLKELAKRWKPEAYTSFKKAQKHTALADVHESIDELAHYRRHLLSV